One part of the Hydra vulgaris chromosome 01, alternate assembly HydraT2T_AEP genome encodes these proteins:
- the LOC100203713 gene encoding noggin-like isoform X3, whose translation MKTLISRIAFLLVVYYLIKIDCAALPSFSDMLEETSQKPDITAMIPLFKEMQKPSIDERNPQKLLYILGNSYDTEFSSIAKPPSMKAREPSTDDLDTDLPSSMKTHPTMSEEVLNAKFSSKVKGKKKEFGKRLTEKMQNYLWNLSKCPVKYKWIDLGENIFPQYIKRGSCSKKKTCSFPAGMTCEESKWKSVDILLYTCLKEYNSVSLDCKWRPMPVNILTECSCQCKKQTE comes from the coding sequence ATGAAGACGCTCATCTCACGTATTGCTTTCCTATTAGTGGTATACTACcttattaaaattgattgtGCTGCGTTACCGTCTTTTAGTGATATGCTGGAAGAAACTTCCCAGAAACCGGATATTACAGCCATGATtcctttatttaaagaaatgcaaAAACCTTCAATTGATGAACGCAATCCTCAGAAACTTCTGTATATACTTGGAAATAGTTATGACACAGAATTTTCATCTATTGCAAAACCTCCTTCAATGAAAGCACGCGAACCCAGCACTGACGATTTAGATACCGACTTACCTTCTAGTATGAAAACGCACCCAACTATGAGCGAAGAGGTCCTTAATGCAAAGTTTTCTTCCAAAGTTAAAGGTAAAAAGAAAGAATTCGGAAAACGTTTAActgaaaaaatgcaaaactattTATGGAACTTATCAAAATGCCCTGTTAAGTATAAATGGATTGATTTGGGTGAAAACATTTTCCCACAATATATCAAAAGAGGTTCTTGTTCAAAGAAGAAAACATGCTCTTTTCCTGCAGGTATGACATGTGAAGAGTCAAAATGGAAATCTGTAGACATACTGTTATACACTTGTTTGAAAGAGTATAACTCTGTTTCTCTTGACTGTAAATGGCGTCCTATGCCAGttaatatactgactgaatgTTCGTGTCAGTGTAAGAAACAAACAGAATAG